The Phaeobacter sp. A36a-5a genomic interval ACAAAAGCGATCTGACGCCATTAGGCGATGAGACAAATACGACAAAGGCGGGGAAGTCCCCGCCTTTTTTCATCCGGCCGTAGCCGCTCATAACGGCCTTGGCAAAAGACGTGGAAGATCGGGCGCTTTGCTGGCAATATAGCTGTGAACCCGGATCTACATGGAATTGCGTTTGCCCTGTCTTCGTCATGTTCTGTTATTTTCTCAACGCGCCCCTGTCAGGGCTGCGCGATGCGGCTTGCTTGGACTTGTCGCTCTGATGTCTGTTGGCCTCACCGGGCTTGGCCCCGCCATGGCCCGCGAGACGCTGCCCGCGAAGTTCAAGATAGACGGCAATACGCTGATCTATGACACCGACGCCCAGTTTGCTGACAACGGGGATGGCACATCTCAGGAGACAGCCGGTGAGATTACGGATGATGATATCGAACCCTTCCGTGAAATCCTTGATGCGAACCCGGCCATAACACGGCTGCAGCTCAATAGCGGCGGCGGCAGCGTCTACGCAGGTGAGACGATTGCCGACATCGTTCAGGGCCACGCGCTTGACACCTGGGTGGTCGGCGAATGTATCAGCGCCTGCGTCGATATCTTTCTGGCCGGTGATCGTCGCCAGATGACGCTGGGATCAAAGATCGGCTTTCATCAGCGTGATTGGGCGCCCAAAGCGGTGCAGAGCTATTATCGCCTGTGGCGCAAGGATGAGAACTGGGCGACGCCCTTTGAGTTCGGCACCTGGATCTATCGCGACACGCAGTCGGAGGTCTTTCGGCATCTGAAGTATATGATGCAGCGCGGTGTTGATCCGGCCTTTGCGATCGAAACGTTGAAGACCGAGCCCGAGGACGTCTGGTACCCGACCCGGTTGCGGCTGATGGCGGCCGGGGTGCTGCGCGAGAAGCCTTGATAGGGCCTGCCCCGAACAGCATCTATTGCCGGCTGACTTGACCCAGACGCAAGCATGGGGCAGAGGGGCGGCCAGGTTTTGAACGCGCGATAGGAAAGTCTCCCGATGTCTGATGACAGCAAACCCACCCAGGCGCCTACTGGCGACAGCCGGCCCAATGCGGTTGACAAACATCAGAGCGGTGCGCCCTGGCGGAACTTTTACGGGCGGCTCAAAGGCAAGCAGCTGAAAGACAGCCAGCAGCGCTACATCGACGAAGATCTCGCCTCACTCAGCCCGGGCGCTGTTGGCTGGGACGTGAACCCCGATCGCTCCGATCTTGATCTGGCGGCGATGTTCGGAGGGCGCGATGTCTGGCTGGAAGTTGGTTTCGGCGGCGGCGAACATCTGGTGCATCAGGCGAAGTCGAACCCGGATGTCGGGATCATCGGCGCAGAACCCTATATCAACGGTGTCGCTATGCTCTTGGGCAAGATCCGCCGCGCGGGGGTGGACAATATAAAGGTCCATCACGGCGATGCACGCGACCTGATGGATGTTCTGCCGGAACAGTCGATCTCCCGTGCCTTTTTGCTCTACCCCGACCCCTGGCCTAAGGCCCGCCATCACCGTCGCCGTTTCGTGACCCAAGAGCATCTCGAGCCGCTGGCAAAATGCCTGAAACCGGGCGCGATCTTCCGGGTGGCAACCGATATCCCCGATTATGTCCGCCAAACCATGGAAGAGGTGCCGCAGGCCGGATTCGAGTGGCTGGCAGAGGGGCCGGATGACTGGCGCGTGGCCTGGGATGACTGGATCTCGACCCGCTATGAGCAAAAGGCCCTGCGCGAAGGCCGTACGCCCCACTATATG includes:
- a CDS encoding ATP-dependent Clp protease proteolytic subunit is translated as MSVGLTGLGPAMARETLPAKFKIDGNTLIYDTDAQFADNGDGTSQETAGEITDDDIEPFREILDANPAITRLQLNSGGGSVYAGETIADIVQGHALDTWVVGECISACVDIFLAGDRRQMTLGSKIGFHQRDWAPKAVQSYYRLWRKDENWATPFEFGTWIYRDTQSEVFRHLKYMMQRGVDPAFAIETLKTEPEDVWYPTRLRLMAAGVLREKP
- the trmB gene encoding tRNA (guanine(46)-N(7))-methyltransferase TrmB, translating into MSDDSKPTQAPTGDSRPNAVDKHQSGAPWRNFYGRLKGKQLKDSQQRYIDEDLASLSPGAVGWDVNPDRSDLDLAAMFGGRDVWLEVGFGGGEHLVHQAKSNPDVGIIGAEPYINGVAMLLGKIRRAGVDNIKVHHGDARDLMDVLPEQSISRAFLLYPDPWPKARHHRRRFVTQEHLEPLAKCLKPGAIFRVATDIPDYVRQTMEEVPQAGFEWLAEGPDDWRVAWDDWISTRYEQKALREGRTPHYMTFRRL